A stretch of Kyrpidia spormannii DNA encodes these proteins:
- the spoIVA gene encoding stage IV sporulation protein A gives MEKFDVFKDIAERTGGDIYLGVVGPVRTGKSTFIKKFMELIVIPNIKNDADRVRATDELPQSAAGRTIMTTEPKFIPNQAVEITVADGLDINVRLVDCVGYAVDGARGYEDESGPRMVSTPWFEEPIPFQEAAEIGTRKVIADHSTIGLVITTDGSIAEIPRSAYIEAEERIVGELKELGKPFVMILNSAHPYHPETGALRSALAEKYDIPVLAVSCATMGQEDILGILREALYEFPVHEVNVNLPSWVMVLDADHWLRSQFEQAVRESVRDVRRLRDIDRVVGQFQNYEFVTRAALSHMDMGHGVADIDLEAPDELYDQVLTEIVGTEIRGRDHLLKLMKDLTYAKREYDKVADALRMVKTTGYGIASPILEEMTLDEPELIRQGSRFGVRLKATAPSIHMIRVDVESEFAPIVGTEKQSEELVRYLMQDFEENPLKIWESDIFGKSLAAIVREGISAKLAMMPENAQYKLQETLERIINEGSGGLIAIIL, from the coding sequence GTGGAAAAGTTCGACGTGTTCAAAGATATTGCCGAGCGCACGGGCGGAGATATCTACCTCGGCGTGGTCGGCCCGGTTCGAACGGGAAAATCGACGTTCATCAAGAAGTTTATGGAATTGATTGTCATCCCAAACATCAAGAACGACGCAGACCGCGTCCGGGCCACCGACGAGCTGCCCCAGAGCGCCGCCGGACGCACGATCATGACGACGGAACCGAAGTTCATTCCCAACCAGGCCGTGGAAATCACCGTCGCCGACGGTCTCGACATCAATGTCCGCCTGGTGGATTGTGTGGGATATGCGGTGGATGGCGCCCGGGGATATGAGGACGAAAGCGGCCCTCGGATGGTGAGCACCCCCTGGTTTGAGGAGCCCATTCCGTTCCAGGAAGCGGCGGAAATCGGGACGCGGAAGGTGATCGCGGACCATTCTACCATCGGCCTGGTGATCACCACGGACGGCAGCATCGCCGAAATTCCCCGCAGCGCCTACATTGAAGCGGAAGAGCGCATTGTGGGGGAGCTCAAGGAACTCGGGAAACCTTTTGTGATGATTCTCAATTCCGCCCATCCCTACCACCCGGAGACCGGGGCACTGCGGTCCGCCCTGGCGGAAAAATACGATATCCCCGTCCTGGCCGTTTCTTGTGCCACCATGGGCCAGGAGGATATCCTGGGAATCCTTCGGGAGGCCCTGTACGAATTCCCGGTCCACGAAGTCAACGTCAATTTGCCCAGTTGGGTGATGGTGTTGGATGCGGACCACTGGCTTCGTTCCCAGTTTGAGCAGGCCGTTCGGGAGAGTGTACGGGATGTCCGGCGCCTGCGGGACATCGACCGGGTGGTGGGGCAATTTCAAAATTACGAATTTGTCACCCGAGCAGCCTTGTCCCATATGGATATGGGGCACGGGGTCGCGGATATCGATCTAGAAGCTCCGGATGAGCTGTACGACCAAGTGTTGACGGAGATCGTCGGAACGGAGATCCGGGGGCGGGACCATCTGCTGAAACTCATGAAAGATCTTACTTACGCGAAACGGGAATACGACAAAGTGGCGGATGCCCTGAGAATGGTCAAGACGACGGGGTACGGGATCGCCTCGCCCATTCTGGAGGAGATGACCCTGGATGAGCCGGAACTCATCCGCCAGGGTTCGCGATTCGGGGTCCGGCTAAAAGCCACGGCGCCTTCCATCCACATGATCCGGGTAGATGTGGAGTCGGAGTTCGCCCCGATTGTCGGAACCGAGAAACAAAGTGAGGAACTCGTGCGTTATCTCATGCAGGATTTTGAAGAGAATCCGCTGAAGATCTGGGAGTCGGATATTTTTGGGAAATCCCTGGCGGCCATCGTCCGGGAGGGGATTTCGGCCAAATTGGCGATGATGCCGGAAAACGCCCAATATAAACTTCAAGAGACGTTAGAGCGGATTATTAACGAGGGCAGCGGGGGATTGATCGCCATCATTCTATAG
- a CDS encoding acyl-CoA synthetase has protein sequence MQPSIEIPEIYNFAAVVDEYAEDGSRIAIVAVTEDRKEEYVPYWRLKDLSNRFANVLTAQGIGRGDRVIVTLPRSVDAYVVYLGLLKVGAVVMPGSEMLRAKDLAYRIRHAGAKAVVAFEGIRNEFEAIRDQCPTVERHLLFGQAPGWVDLRAEMVKADRNFEPVPTRSDELAFLSYTSGTTGGPKGVMHTHSWPAAHVQVAATYWFDVRPGEIAWATAGPGWAKWVWSPFVSILGKGGTAFVYRGRFDPKVYLDLLSEYPIGLFCATPTEYRLMAKVQGLENYRPRALRSAVSAGEPLNREVIDTFQRHFGVLVRDGYGQTENSLMVGTTVDTPVRPGSMGRPFPAYRIAVVDEDGREVPPGQVGDIAIHRDAATLFKGYLDDPERTEKAFRGEWYITGDQAKMDEDGYFWFEGRADDIIISAGYTIGPFEVEDALVKHPAVAECAAVASPDPERGHIVKAFVVLREGYTGSPELTAELQEHVKNTTAPYKYPREIEYVDGLPKTTSGKIRRVELRAQERERKLSE, from the coding sequence ATGCAACCGTCCATCGAGATACCGGAGATTTATAATTTTGCCGCGGTGGTGGATGAATACGCAGAAGACGGGAGCCGGATCGCCATTGTCGCCGTCACCGAGGACCGTAAGGAGGAATACGTCCCGTACTGGCGTCTGAAAGATCTGTCGAATCGGTTCGCCAACGTTCTTACCGCCCAAGGGATCGGTCGCGGGGACCGGGTGATTGTGACATTACCTCGCTCGGTGGATGCCTACGTGGTGTACCTGGGGTTGTTGAAGGTCGGTGCCGTGGTCATGCCCGGTTCGGAGATGTTGCGGGCGAAGGACCTGGCCTACCGGATTCGACACGCCGGGGCCAAGGCGGTGGTGGCCTTTGAGGGGATTCGGAACGAGTTTGAAGCCATCCGGGACCAGTGCCCGACGGTGGAGCGGCATCTGCTTTTCGGACAGGCCCCGGGTTGGGTGGACCTTCGGGCTGAGATGGTCAAGGCTGACCGAAACTTTGAGCCCGTACCCACCCGGTCGGACGAATTGGCTTTTTTGTCCTACACCTCGGGAACCACGGGGGGGCCAAAAGGGGTGATGCATACCCATTCTTGGCCGGCTGCCCATGTACAAGTGGCGGCGACCTATTGGTTCGACGTGCGGCCGGGGGAGATCGCTTGGGCGACGGCGGGGCCGGGATGGGCGAAGTGGGTCTGGAGTCCCTTCGTATCCATTCTCGGTAAAGGGGGAACGGCTTTCGTGTACCGGGGGCGGTTTGACCCGAAGGTCTATCTCGATCTTTTGTCCGAGTATCCCATCGGGCTTTTCTGCGCGACCCCGACGGAATACCGATTGATGGCCAAGGTCCAGGGTCTAGAGAATTATCGTCCTCGGGCACTGCGCAGCGCAGTGAGCGCCGGAGAACCCCTGAACCGCGAAGTGATCGACACGTTTCAACGGCATTTCGGCGTGTTGGTTCGGGACGGATACGGCCAGACGGAGAACTCGCTGATGGTGGGGACTACGGTGGATACCCCGGTGCGCCCGGGTTCCATGGGCCGGCCCTTCCCGGCTTATCGCATCGCCGTGGTGGACGAAGATGGGCGGGAAGTGCCCCCGGGCCAAGTGGGGGATATCGCCATTCACCGGGATGCTGCGACGTTGTTCAAGGGATATTTGGACGATCCCGAACGCACGGAGAAGGCGTTTCGCGGCGAGTGGTATATCACCGGAGACCAGGCGAAGATGGACGAGGACGGATATTTCTGGTTTGAAGGGCGGGCGGACGACATCATCATCAGTGCGGGGTACACGATCGGGCCCTTTGAGGTGGAAGATGCCTTGGTGAAACACCCGGCGGTGGCGGAGTGCGCGGCGGTGGCCAGCCCGGATCCCGAGCGGGGGCACATTGTCAAAGCTTTCGTGGTGCTCCGGGAAGGGTATACCGGATCCCCGGAGTTGACGGCGGAGCTGCAGGAGCATGTGAAAAACACAACGGCCCCTTATAAATATCCTCGGGAGATTGAATATGTGGACGGTCTGCCGAAGACGACGTCCGGCAAGATCCGCCGGGTGGAACTGCGGGCTCAGGAAAGAGAACGTAAGTTGAGCGAGTAA
- the mtrB gene encoding trp RNA-binding attenuation protein MtrB, translating into MIISDEAASVLGDYFAIQAKENGVTVIGLTRGTDTRFHHTERLDRGEVMLAQFTEHTSAIKVRGKCRIYTKFGVIEPLEEG; encoded by the coding sequence ATGATCATCAGCGATGAAGCGGCGTCGGTGTTGGGGGATTATTTTGCCATCCAGGCAAAGGAAAACGGTGTGACGGTCATCGGCCTCACCCGGGGCACAGACACCAGGTTTCACCACACGGAACGCCTGGACCGGGGAGAGGTCATGCTGGCACAGTTTACCGAACACACCTCGGCGATTAAAGTCAGGGGGAAATGTCGGATTTACACAAAGTTTGGCGTCATCGAGCCTTTGGAAGAGGGTTGA
- a CDS encoding heptaprenyl diphosphate synthase component 1, with product MTDWEMEMRSIEKMIAREMNHPELRQWSSEPLDRSLIWLIWSMGASAGLGSALRAAVAAAVYLVHRGLEVHEVERAQPGGGGVSATAVLAGDFFSSKYYLLLAKYGLVSLVGVLSGGVRRVNELKVRRRSWRWEEDPEGYVALCAEIETGVVRGLLRGLSLRDPWPEIVRAAGRGFALVRGGEWGHGGALPSLMDLHVWASTTAEERRALEESEGSGRVRALYAKYNAGDWVTDQLTEVCSSIRSRLASLPRLGAEGLERMCSEWEAAWASWVPVAKER from the coding sequence TTGACAGACTGGGAAATGGAAATGCGCAGTATTGAGAAAATGATCGCCCGGGAGATGAATCACCCTGAGCTTCGCCAGTGGTCATCGGAGCCGTTGGATCGCTCGTTGATTTGGTTGATCTGGAGCATGGGGGCGTCGGCTGGACTGGGTTCGGCGCTTCGGGCGGCGGTGGCCGCAGCGGTGTATCTGGTGCACCGGGGGCTGGAGGTGCACGAGGTGGAGCGCGCTCAGCCGGGCGGTGGTGGAGTGTCGGCAACGGCGGTGTTGGCAGGGGACTTTTTCAGTAGTAAATATTATCTTCTCTTGGCGAAGTACGGGTTGGTCTCTCTGGTCGGCGTGCTCTCGGGCGGGGTGCGGCGGGTGAATGAGCTCAAGGTGCGGCGTCGGTCCTGGCGGTGGGAGGAGGATCCCGAGGGGTATGTGGCCTTGTGCGCGGAGATCGAAACCGGGGTTGTTCGCGGATTGTTGAGGGGGCTTTCCTTGCGGGATCCTTGGCCAGAGATAGTACGGGCCGCCGGGCGCGGCTTTGCTCTGGTCCGGGGCGGGGAATGGGGACACGGGGGGGCGCTGCCCTCTCTGATGGACTTGCATGTCTGGGCTTCCACCACAGCGGAGGAACGGCGAGCCCTTGAGGAGTCGGAGGGGTCCGGTCGGGTACGGGCGCTCTACGCAAAATACAATGCCGGGGATTGGGTGACCGACCAGTTGACGGAGGTTTGCAGTTCGATTAGGAGTCGGCTTGCATCCCTTCCCCGGTTAGGGGCCGAGGGGTTGGAGAGGATGTGTTCCGAGTGGGAAGCGGCCTGGGCATCCTGGGTGCCCGTGGCGAAGGAGAGGTAA
- a CDS encoding demethylmenaquinone methyltransferase — protein sequence MPNQSNQQPSKVELVQSIFSRIARYYDRMNDLISFQRHKAWRAFTMKQMAVFPGAQVLDVAAGTGDWTVALAKAAGAEGRVVGLDFCREMLDVAKEKVSREGVGRQTSLVLGDAMELPYSENTFDFATIGFALRNVKDYRQVLREMTRVVKPGGLVVSLELSKPTWEPFRTVYYFYFYKVMPFVARLLVGEGAPAYQYLPNSLTHFPGAEELAQVFREVGLEDVRFWRFSGGVAALHIGRKPKGVESEGDAVPSRAADVEK from the coding sequence TTGCCGAATCAGTCAAACCAACAGCCGAGCAAAGTCGAACTGGTTCAGTCGATCTTTTCCCGGATCGCCCGGTACTATGACCGGATGAACGATTTGATCAGTTTTCAGCGCCACAAGGCGTGGCGAGCCTTTACGATGAAACAGATGGCGGTGTTCCCCGGGGCCCAGGTGCTGGATGTGGCGGCGGGTACCGGGGATTGGACTGTGGCCTTGGCGAAAGCGGCGGGAGCCGAAGGCCGGGTCGTGGGGCTCGATTTTTGTCGAGAGATGCTCGATGTGGCCAAGGAGAAGGTGAGCCGGGAAGGGGTCGGCCGGCAGACGTCGTTAGTCTTAGGAGACGCCATGGAACTGCCCTATTCGGAAAACACCTTTGATTTTGCCACGATCGGTTTTGCGCTCCGCAATGTCAAGGATTATCGCCAGGTGCTGCGGGAGATGACCCGGGTGGTCAAACCTGGAGGGCTGGTGGTGTCCTTGGAGCTGTCCAAGCCCACCTGGGAGCCTTTTCGCACGGTGTATTACTTCTATTTTTACAAGGTCATGCCCTTTGTGGCCCGGCTGCTCGTGGGAGAAGGAGCGCCGGCCTATCAGTACCTGCCCAATTCCCTGACCCATTTTCCGGGGGCGGAAGAACTGGCCCAAGTGTTTCGGGAGGTCGGGCTTGAAGATGTGCGGTTCTGGAGGTTCTCCGGAGGCGTGGCCGCCCTTCACATCGGGCGCAAACCGAAGGGTGTTGAGTCGGAGGGAGACGCAGTTCCATCCCGGGCGGCGGATGTCGAGAAATGA
- a CDS encoding UbiX family flavin prenyltransferase yields MTRERVEEDLPVVVGITGASGAVYAIRLLQELVRLNQRVHLLISAAAWEVLRLEMGWPVKAGDWPLFREKAGIISDRVSVHDLGDFSAPVASGSYLTRAMVIVPCSMGTLAAVATGASDNLLERAADTHLKEGRPLILVPRETPLHLIHLENMVRAARAGARIVPAMPGFYHRPETLMDLVDFVVGKILDQLRLPHGLFRRWGSTGEEVGEVDRT; encoded by the coding sequence ATGACGAGGGAGCGAGTGGAAGAAGATCTACCTGTGGTGGTGGGCATAACCGGGGCAAGCGGCGCGGTGTATGCCATTCGTTTGCTGCAGGAGCTGGTCCGGTTGAACCAAAGGGTCCACCTTCTGATCTCCGCAGCGGCCTGGGAAGTCCTGCGCCTGGAGATGGGATGGCCGGTCAAAGCCGGTGACTGGCCACTGTTCCGGGAGAAGGCCGGAATTATTTCGGACCGGGTGTCCGTGCACGACCTTGGGGATTTTTCTGCTCCGGTGGCGAGCGGTTCCTATTTGACCCGGGCCATGGTCATCGTCCCGTGCAGCATGGGGACCCTGGCGGCGGTGGCCACCGGGGCTTCGGACAACCTGTTGGAGAGGGCGGCCGATACCCACCTGAAGGAGGGACGGCCGCTCATCTTGGTCCCCCGGGAAACGCCCCTTCATCTGATCCACCTGGAAAATATGGTCCGGGCGGCCCGGGCCGGGGCCAGAATTGTCCCGGCGATGCCCGGGTTTTATCACCGTCCGGAAACTTTGATGGATTTGGTGGATTTTGTGGTGGGGAAGATTCTTGACCAACTTCGATTGCCGCATGGGCTGTTCCGGCGCTGGGGAAGTACCGGGGAGGAGGTGGGGGAAGTTGACAGAACGTGA
- a CDS encoding menaquinone biosynthetic enzyme MqnA/MqnD family protein produces the protein MEVLRIGRIQYANILPVYHFFEHDRVEFKPAVPSQLNAWLEEGAVDLGPVSSFAYGLHPERYVVLRDLSVSSRGPVGSIFLVSTLPIPSLHGRTVALTSSSATSVRLLKILFARRFEIAPKYVTMDPDLDRMLERADAALLIGDDALEAALNPRGLMMLDLGEAWWEWTGLGMVFAVWAVRRAVAEEAPELLHSVHRTFREARDRGLREIDAVIRAAADCCGGEEQFWRDYYRCLSYDLGEDLLDGLHRYYQEAHDLGLLPTAARVQLWGDL, from the coding sequence ATGGAGGTCCTGCGGATCGGTCGCATCCAGTATGCGAACATTTTGCCAGTGTATCACTTCTTTGAGCATGATCGGGTGGAGTTTAAACCGGCTGTCCCCAGTCAGCTCAACGCTTGGTTGGAAGAAGGAGCCGTGGATCTGGGCCCGGTGTCCAGTTTTGCCTACGGGCTGCACCCGGAGCGCTACGTGGTGCTGAGGGATTTGTCGGTGAGCAGCCGGGGGCCGGTGGGTTCGATTTTTCTCGTGTCGACCCTGCCGATTCCGTCCCTTCACGGCCGGACGGTGGCACTGACTTCCAGTTCTGCCACGTCGGTGCGGTTACTTAAGATCTTGTTTGCCCGGCGGTTTGAGATTGCTCCCAAATATGTTACGATGGATCCAGATTTAGACCGAATGTTGGAGCGGGCGGACGCCGCTCTTTTGATCGGAGACGATGCCCTGGAGGCAGCCTTGAACCCCCGGGGTCTGATGATGTTGGATCTCGGCGAAGCGTGGTGGGAATGGACAGGGCTTGGCATGGTGTTCGCAGTGTGGGCGGTGCGCAGGGCGGTGGCGGAGGAAGCTCCGGAGTTGCTCCATTCGGTGCACCGGACCTTTCGGGAGGCCCGGGATCGGGGTCTGCGGGAGATTGACGCGGTGATCCGGGCTGCCGCCGATTGCTGCGGCGGGGAGGAGCAGTTTTGGCGGGACTATTATCGGTGTCTGTCCTATGATCTGGGGGAGGATCTTTTGGACGGACTTCATCGGTACTACCAAGAAGCGCACGACCTGGGGCTTTTGCCAACAGCCGCCCGGGTTCAGTTATGGGGGGATCTCTGA
- the mqnC gene encoding cyclic dehypoxanthinyl futalosine synthase, with protein sequence MLVRTGAAEEILNKALSGERLTLEDGVQLYESADIVALGRAAREVSRRLHPEGVVTFVVNRNINYSNVCDTYCTFCAFYRRPGHPEAYVLPDEVIFQKIEETVRLGGTEILMQGGTHPDLPLEWYTELLRKIKARFPVHMHSFSSAEIQNLKKISGLSLEDVVRALRDAGLDSLPGGGAEILDNRTRRRISRLKGTWEDWMEVHLTAHRLGMPSTATMVVGFGESDEERVLHMLRVREAQDRTGGFTAFIAWTYQPDNTALRGTRATAAEYLKTVAIARLVIDNIPNLQASWVTMGPKIGQLSLEFGVNDFGSTMIEENVVRAAGAHYRMTREDIVRLIRDAGRTAAQRNTYYDILRYF encoded by the coding sequence ATGTTGGTGCGGACGGGGGCGGCGGAGGAGATTCTGAACAAAGCGCTTTCCGGGGAGCGGTTGACCCTGGAGGACGGGGTTCAGCTGTATGAATCGGCGGACATCGTGGCCCTGGGCCGGGCGGCCCGAGAGGTGTCCCGGAGGCTACACCCGGAGGGCGTCGTGACCTTTGTGGTGAATCGCAACATCAATTATTCCAATGTGTGCGATACGTATTGTACCTTTTGCGCTTTTTACCGGCGGCCGGGCCATCCCGAAGCCTATGTCCTGCCGGACGAGGTGATTTTTCAAAAGATCGAAGAGACGGTGCGCCTCGGGGGCACGGAGATCCTGATGCAAGGCGGAACTCACCCGGATCTGCCCCTGGAGTGGTACACGGAGTTGTTGCGGAAGATCAAGGCGAGGTTCCCGGTGCATATGCATTCTTTCTCCTCGGCGGAGATCCAGAATCTGAAAAAGATCTCTGGGTTGTCCCTGGAGGATGTGGTGCGGGCCCTCCGGGATGCGGGGCTGGACTCTCTGCCCGGGGGCGGGGCGGAGATCCTGGACAACCGGACCCGGCGTCGGATTAGCCGATTGAAGGGAACCTGGGAAGACTGGATGGAGGTGCACCTCACGGCGCACCGGCTGGGTATGCCCTCCACGGCGACGATGGTGGTGGGTTTCGGGGAGAGCGACGAGGAGCGGGTGTTGCACATGCTCCGGGTGCGGGAGGCCCAGGATCGAACCGGGGGATTCACGGCTTTTATCGCCTGGACGTACCAGCCCGATAACACGGCGCTCCGGGGGACCCGGGCCACGGCGGCGGAATACTTGAAGACCGTGGCGATTGCCCGGCTGGTGATCGACAATATCCCGAACCTCCAGGCGTCCTGGGTGACCATGGGGCCGAAGATCGGGCAGTTGTCGCTGGAATTCGGGGTAAACGATTTCGGCAGCACCATGATTGAGGAGAATGTCGTACGGGCGGCGGGAGCGCATTATCGCATGACCCGGGAGGACATCGTGCGGCTTATCCGGGACGCCGGGCGGACGGCGGCCCAGCGCAATACCTATTACGATATCCTTCGGTATTTTTGA
- a CDS encoding polyprenyl synthetase family protein: MRVTELYGAMRGELRRVEDLLEEEVASREPALQEASLYLLRAGGKRLRPLVVLVSGRFGPRRDTEALVRAAAALEMIHMATLVHDDVIDRSDTRRGRPTVKAAWGDQLALYTGDFLFARALELLSEMEDRRLHEVTAWAIARMCQGELEQMHDLYRIDQPLFRYYRRIRQKTALLMAVSCLVGARAAEADEETARALWRFGGHLGMAFQIVDDVLDLVGDEAVMGKPVGSDLLQGNLTLPVLFALRGRTSGDEAASRRLAGRIHPGMSQEDAAEVVRAVAESGGIDEARRVAERYVTWARRDLAALPDGWAREALEAVLGFVTARDR; encoded by the coding sequence ATGAGAGTAACGGAATTGTACGGAGCGATGCGGGGTGAACTTCGCCGGGTGGAAGACCTGTTGGAAGAGGAAGTGGCCAGCCGGGAACCGGCGCTCCAGGAAGCCTCTTTGTATCTTCTTCGGGCGGGGGGAAAGCGCCTGCGGCCCCTGGTGGTGCTGGTCTCCGGCCGGTTTGGCCCCCGAAGGGACACCGAGGCCCTGGTCCGGGCGGCGGCCGCCCTGGAGATGATTCATATGGCCACCTTGGTGCACGACGACGTGATCGACCGGTCGGACACCCGACGGGGCCGGCCCACGGTGAAAGCGGCATGGGGGGATCAGTTGGCCCTTTACACCGGGGATTTTTTGTTTGCCCGGGCTCTGGAACTTTTGTCCGAGATGGAAGACCGGCGGTTGCACGAGGTGACGGCTTGGGCCATCGCCCGGATGTGCCAAGGGGAGCTCGAACAGATGCACGACTTGTACCGGATTGACCAGCCGCTCTTCCGGTATTATCGTCGCATCCGGCAAAAGACGGCCCTCCTGATGGCGGTCAGCTGCCTGGTGGGCGCCCGGGCGGCGGAGGCTGACGAGGAGACGGCCCGGGCGCTGTGGCGCTTTGGGGGGCATCTGGGCATGGCCTTTCAGATTGTCGACGATGTGCTGGATTTAGTGGGCGATGAGGCCGTTATGGGGAAACCCGTGGGGAGTGATCTCCTGCAGGGAAATCTGACGCTGCCGGTACTTTTCGCGCTGCGCGGGAGGACCTCGGGGGACGAGGCGGCCAGTCGGCGTTTGGCGGGTCGGATTCACCCCGGCATGTCCCAGGAGGATGCGGCGGAGGTCGTGCGAGCGGTGGCGGAGTCCGGGGGGATCGACGAGGCCCGGCGGGTGGCGGAGCGATACGTGACCTGGGCCCGGCGGGATTTGGCGGCTCTTCCCGATGGATGGGCACGGGAGGCGCTGGAGGCGGTGCTGGGGTTTGTGACCGCCCGAGACCGGTAG
- the ndk gene encoding nucleoside-diphosphate kinase, producing MEQTFVMIKPDGVQRGLIGDIVYRLERRGLRLVAAKLMQVSRQLAEKHYEEHRDKPFFGELVSFITSGPVFAMVWEGQGAIAVVRQMMGKTNPQEAAPGTIRGDLALSIGMNVVHGSDSPESAAREIALWFGGETPLKYERSMDRWI from the coding sequence CTGGAACAGACCTTTGTGATGATTAAACCCGACGGCGTCCAACGGGGCCTCATCGGCGATATCGTGTATCGGTTGGAGCGGCGGGGCCTGCGGTTGGTAGCTGCGAAATTGATGCAGGTGTCCCGGCAGTTGGCGGAGAAACATTATGAAGAACACCGGGACAAACCATTTTTCGGCGAACTGGTGTCCTTCATCACATCGGGGCCGGTATTCGCCATGGTGTGGGAAGGACAGGGAGCCATCGCCGTGGTCCGGCAGATGATGGGAAAAACCAATCCCCAGGAGGCGGCGCCGGGGACGATTCGGGGAGATCTGGCGCTGTCCATCGGGATGAACGTGGTGCACGGCTCGGACTCCCCGGAGAGCGCGGCCAGGGAGATTGCCCTGTGGTTCGGCGGGGAAACCCCGCTGAAGTACGAACGGTCCATGGATCGCTGGATTTGA
- a CDS encoding patatin-like phospholipase family protein: MKGYRPVHRPFRLGLALSGGSLRGAGHLGVLQVLEEHGIVPDIVAGVSAGAVVAALYARGMPVAEMIEEAKHLAKARLIDWDVPLRTVLRFLLRYPFYRLGLSRNPKTLLPPGLIQGARLEAYLHRLFLMYPRRSLPCLISATDLYHTETVVLGSLPSLSLSPAHRYIRLGEHEWPRAVRASCALPGVFQPARLRERHLVDGAVRNTLPADLLFQAGARRVIAVDLHLGELVDRNMKTFIDVIDRSLTLMFADLAALRLSSYPELRLAPPIPDIGWTDFARIPECIEVGRAYALHQLPLIREYLQRPRTPA, translated from the coding sequence ATGAAGGGATACCGGCCGGTCCACCGTCCTTTTCGCCTGGGCTTGGCCTTGAGCGGTGGCAGCCTCCGTGGGGCCGGCCACCTGGGGGTATTGCAAGTCCTTGAGGAACACGGCATCGTCCCGGATATCGTTGCCGGCGTCAGCGCCGGGGCGGTGGTGGCCGCCCTGTACGCCCGGGGTATGCCCGTGGCTGAGATGATTGAAGAAGCCAAACACCTGGCCAAAGCCCGTCTCATCGACTGGGACGTCCCCCTCCGCACCGTTCTGCGTTTTCTCCTCCGATACCCGTTTTACCGCTTGGGACTCTCTCGGAACCCGAAAACCCTTCTGCCCCCGGGCTTGATCCAAGGCGCCCGCCTGGAGGCCTACCTGCACCGCCTGTTCCTTATGTATCCGCGCCGATCCCTGCCCTGCCTGATCTCCGCCACCGACCTGTACCATACCGAGACGGTGGTCCTCGGCTCCCTCCCGTCCCTCTCCCTCTCCCCGGCACATCGGTACATCCGGCTGGGGGAGCACGAATGGCCCCGGGCTGTTCGGGCCAGCTGCGCCCTTCCCGGCGTCTTTCAGCCCGCCCGCCTGCGGGAACGCCACCTGGTGGACGGCGCCGTGCGCAACACCCTGCCCGCCGACCTTTTATTCCAGGCAGGCGCCCGGCGAGTCATCGCCGTCGACCTGCACCTCGGGGAGTTGGTGGACCGGAACATGAAGACCTTTATCGACGTCATCGACCGGTCCCTCACCCTGATGTTCGCCGACCTGGCTGCCCTGCGCCTCTCCAGCTACCCGGAACTCCGGCTGGCGCCCCCCATCCCCGACATTGGGTGGACCGATTTTGCCCGCATTCCGGAATGTATCGAGGTTGGCCGCGCTTACGCTCTTCACCAATTGCCCCTTATCCGCGAGTACCTCCAGAGGCCCCGGACCCCGGCGTAA
- a CDS encoding DUF1664 domain-containing protein — protein MADRTLDMLFDTVRDLATAVYNLRQEVNAGFQRMQGEFENVNGELAQVKGELTQFKEELEQLKRELAQLKGEFQEMRSELRQMNERLDRIEKRLAKLEGESNHAKIRLFDVERELEEIKRLHL, from the coding sequence GTGGCCGATCGAACGTTGGATATGTTGTTCGACACGGTGAGGGACCTGGCAACAGCGGTGTACAATCTACGACAAGAAGTCAATGCCGGCTTCCAGCGGATGCAGGGGGAATTTGAGAACGTCAATGGAGAATTGGCACAAGTCAAAGGGGAATTGACACAATTCAAAGAAGAACTGGAACAACTCAAAAGAGAATTGGCACAACTCAAAGGAGAGTTTCAGGAAATGCGCAGCGAGCTTCGGCAAATGAACGAACGTCTCGACCGGATCGAGAAGCGGCTGGCCAAACTCGAAGGCGAGTCCAACCACGCGAAGATCCGGCTGTTCGACGTGGAACGCGAGTTGGAGGAAATCAAACGGCTGCACCTCTAA